One Ancylobacter novellus DSM 506 genomic window, CCTGTCCAAACGCGAACTCATGTGTGGTCCTGCGGAATGCCAGTTCTATGTCGATGACGCGAAATCGATCCCCTTCGCCTGGGACAGGAACCACCTGAGCTACGAGTTCGCGAGGCTGATCGGCGAGCGCGCGAAGGACAAGATTCGTCGGTCTCTGCTCGGCTCGACGGATACCACTGCCATGCCCTGATGGAGCGCCATTCCCGCGCCCTTCCTCATTGGGGCGGTGCCGGGCGCGGGCGCGCTGGCTCTCCCCCGCCGAGCAGGTCGATAAAGGCCTGCGCCGCCTTGGTGGCGTAACGTTCGCGGTGGCGCAGGGCGAGGAAGGACCGGCGCGGCATGGGATAGCCGACCAGCGTCATCGCGCCGGCACGCAAGGCTTCCTCGACGACGCGGCGCGAGATGACGGTGACGCCGCTGCCCGCCTCCACGGCCGCGCGCACCGCCTCGTTCGAGGGATATTCCAGCGCCACGTCGAGTTCGCCCGGCGAAATGCCGAGGCTGCGCAGATGCGCCTCGAAGATGGCCCGCGTCCCCGAGCCGGGCTCGCGCAGCACCCACGGCCCCTCCCGCAGCTGCTCGGGCGCGGTCGGTGCCCGCCAGGTCCAGCGATGGGTGACCGGGGCGACCAGCACCATCTCGTCCTCGGCGACCGGCGTCGCCGACAGCACGGGATCGTCGATCCCGCCCTCGATGAAGCCGAGATCGGCGGCACCGTCGCGCACGCAGTCGGCGACAAAATCGGTGTTGCCGATGACGAGGCTCACGGCGATGCCGGGATAACGCGCGCGAAAGCGCGCGACCAGCGCCGGCAGCCAGTAATTGCCGGTCGTCTGGCTGCCCGCCAGGGCCAGCGAGCCATGGGCGAGGCCGGCAAGGTCGGCCAGCACCTTCTCCGCCGCCGCCGCCCGCGCCAGCACGGCGCGCGCCTCCGGAAGGAAGAGCCGGCCGGCCTGCGTCAGCACGATGCCGCGGCCGACCCGGTCGAACAGCCGCGCTGCATGGCGCGCCTCCAGCGCGGCGATGGCGGCGCTGGTCGCCGATGGGGTGAGGTTGAGCTGCTCGGCGGCGCGGGTGACATGCTCACGCTCGGCGACGGCGACGAAGATGCGCAGCTGCTCCAGTGTCATCCGCCGCCCGATTTCCTCATGTCGTGATCTTCACCAGCAGCAGGCTGAAGCCGGCGATGAAGGCGAAGGCGGCGAAGCCCAGCGCGAAGGGCTTCAGCCCCTTGGCCCGCAGCTTGGCGATGTCAGTCTCGAGGCCCATCGCCGCCAGCGCCATGGAGAGCAGGAAGGTGGTGGCGAGCACGATCGCCGCCTTCAGCTCCGCCGGCATGGTCACCAGGCTGTTGAGCCCGACCATGGCGAGGAAGCCGAGCACGAACCAGGGCATGGGCGGCCGCGTAGTGGAGGCGCCGTGGCCGTGCCGGGCGGCGCGGCGGCTGGCGGCGAAGCCGAGCGCGATCACCATCGGCGCCAGCAGCATGACGCGCGAGAGCTTGGCGATGGTGCCGAACTCGCCGGCCGCCGAGCCGTCCTGGTAGGCGGCGGCGACGACCTGGGCGATCTCGTGGATCGAGGCGCCGGCCCACAGCCCATAGGCATGCGGCGCGAGGCCCAGAACATCCGGCAGCAACGGGTAGAGGAACATGGCGACGGAGCCGAAGACGGTGACGCAGGCCACCGCATAGGCGACGTCCTCGTCATGCGCGCGGGTCACCGTGTTGGTGGCGATCACCGCCGAGGCGCCGCAGATCGAGGTGCCGGCGGCGATCAGCTCGGCGAGGCCGCGCTCGACGCCGATCAGCCGGCCGAACCAGGTGGTGAAGAGGAAGGTCGCGAGGAGGGTCAGCGCGATGACGGCAAGGCCGCTCAGGCCGACCTCGGCGACCTGGGCCGCGGTGAGCTGCAGGCCTAAGAGGATGATGGCGAAGCGCAGGATGCGCCGCATGGCGAAGGTCACGCCCTCCTTGGCGCGGGCGGGCGTGCCGAGCAGGTTGTGGAAGGAGATGCCGATGAGGATCGACAGGATCATCGGGCTCAGCACGCCGAGCATGGGCACCTGCCGCAAGCCGAAGGCCGCGCCGGCAATGCCCGCGGTGAGCGCGAGCCCCGGCAGGAGGCCGTAGTGACGAAGCTTCGAACCCTTCCGGGCATCGGCGGCAGCATCCACATGCGCGACCATGATCGTCCCTCCCTCACGGCGACGATCCGTCTTCGCAGCTTCAAATCATTCGATCCAACGGATTATATCGCACAAATCGTTCGACAAAAACGAACGATTTGTGCGCGGCGACCCCATGCGCGGATCGAGCGTTCATGCGGGAAATGTCGGATGAGCCCGCGGCGCCGTCTGGCGCGGGAAGGGGAAATGGTGCCGCTTGCGTGACTCGAACACGCGACCCTCGCATTACGAATGCGATGCTCTACCGACTGAGCTAAAGCGGCACGCGCGGCTCTGATAGCCGCGACGCCTCATTTTTTCAAGCGCCGGGACGCGTCACCCCGCGCAGGAAGCTTCTCAGCCCCAGGGACCGCGCCCGCTGCCGCGACCGCCGTCGTCCCGGCCCGTGCGGCCCCAGACATTGCTCGAAGCCTGGCTCGCAGACGAGCCCGGGCGCCGCGAGGCGCCGCCCCAAGGACCGGATCCGCTGCCCGAACCGGCGGCTTCGGGCTCGACATAGGCCCCGCCGCCGCCCCATCCGGTGCCCATCCCGCCACCCATCTCCTGCGCCAGCACCTGGAGCGCAGCGATGCGGTTCTCGGTCGCCGGGTGGGTCGAGAACAGATTGTCCATCCGCTCGCCCGAGAGCGGGTTGATGATGAACATATGGGCCGTGGCCGGATTGTGCTCGGCCGGCATGTTGGGGATGTGCTGCGCGGCGCCCGCGATCTTGGCCAGCGCCGAGGCGAGCCAGAGCGGCTGGCCGCAGATCTGCGCGCCGAGCTTGTCGGCCTCGTATTCGCGCGAGCGCGAGATCGCCATCTGCACCACCATGGCGGCGAGCGGCGCCAGGATCATCATGGCGATGGTGCCAATGAGCCCGAACGGATTGTTGTTGTTGCGTCCGCCACCGAAGAACATGGCGAAGTTGGCGAGCATGGAGATGGCGCCCGCCAGCGTGGCGGTGATGGTCATGGTCAGCGTGTCGTAGTTCTTCACATGCGCCAGCTCGTGCGCCATCACGCCCGCCACCTCCTCGCGCGACAGCGAGTTGATGAGGCCGGTGGTCGCCGCCACCGCCGCGTTCTGCGGGTTGCGACCGGTCGCGAAGGCGTTGGGCTGCGCGCTGTCGATGATGAACACGCGCGGCATGGGAAGCTGCGCCCGCGCGGCGAGCTGCTCGATCAGCCCGTAGAATTCCGGCGCGCTGGCGCGATCCACCTGGCGCGCGCCGTACATGGACAGCACCATGCGGTCGGAATTCCAGTAGCTGAAGATGTTCATGCCGGCGGCGAAGACCAGCGCGATGACCATGCCGCCCTGGCCGCCCAGCATGTAGCCGACGCCCATGAACAGCGCGGTCATGCCCGCGAGCAGGATCGCCGTGCGGAAATAGTTCATCTGTCCCTCATCTCGGCCGCGAAGGCGGCCGTGGGCAATAGAATGGGAAGCGCCGCCGGGCGCTTCAAGATCGCACGGCGTCCGCCAATCCTTGCCGGCGCTGCGTCAGACCGCCTTCCGCGCAGGGCTGCCGCGCCGCCCCCCGCCTTGACGGGCGCGCGCCAGCGGTGGTTCCAATGGCGCATGAGCAAGACCGATCCAACCCCGCCCGCGCCCGCCGAGCGCCGCCCGCTCACCCCCGCCGCGAAGCGCGCGCTGGAGGAAGCCGCGGCGCGGCGCGCCGCCAGCACGCAGGCGCAGGCGCCGAAGGAGATCGACGGCCGCAACGGCCCCGAGCCGGTGCGCTATGGCGACTGGGAAGTGAAGGGCATCGCCTCGGATTTTTGAACGCCCGGGCGGAACCCGGCATCCGGCTGGCCACATTTCGATTGGCTGTTCAACTTATCCGTGTCCCATGCTCTTCTGGGACCGGTTCCGGCGCGTCTGCGTGGCGGACGCTCCTACGGCACCGGCCCAAGGAGGCGAACATGTCGACGACGGTGAACTGCTGCTGCGACGCCGTGCATGACGGGAACTGCCCCGAACCCGGGGGACTGAGCCGACGCCTGTTCATGGCGACCGCGGCGGGCGCCGCCGGAGCGGCGGGCCTGGGTTTTTCACCGGCGGTGGCGGCCGCGCCTTCCCCGGACAAGGCGAAGTTCATGGAGGAGGCCACCCGCCTCGCCATCGAATCGGTCGAGAAGGGCTGGGGCGGGCCGTTCGGCGCCGTCATCGTAAAAGATGGCGAGATCATCGGCCGCGGGCAGAACCGCGTGCTGCTCACCGGCATCCCGGTCTTCCATGCCGAGATCACGGCGATCATGGACGCCTCGGCCCGTCTCAACCCCAAGGCGCTGCTCGGCAGCGACTATGGCGCGGGCACCATCCTCGAAATGATCCCGCGCGAGCCCGGCTCGCCCGATCCGGTGCCCGAGCGCGCCCGGATGCTGAAAGGCTGCGAGATCTACATCAACGGTGCGCCCTGCCCGATGTGCATGAGCGCCATCTACTGGTCGCGCATCGACCATGTGTATTTCGCCGCCAGCCTCAAGGACACCAGCGCCATCGGCTTCGACGACGCCTTCCAATACGAGGACTTCGCCAAGCCGTGGTCGGAGCGGCGGATCGCCGTGACCGAGAATTTCGAGCGCGCCACCGGCCTCAAGGCCTATGAGGCGTGGATGAACAAGAAGGACCGGCATCCCTATTAGGGCCTTTCCCGATCGGCGGAATCATCCGATCGGCAAGGAAATGCTCCGGGTTGCGGGCGGTTCACTCCTCCCCGCCGCCCCCCGGCTTGTCGCGTCGCATCGCCTTGACGCCGGCGCGGCGGGCCTTGCTTTCCAACCGGCGGACCTTGGAGCCGAGCGTCGGGCGCGTCGGGCGGCGGATCACCGGCAGGTCGGCCGCCTCCTGCACCATGGCGACGAGGCGCGCCAGCGCGTCCTCGCGGTTGCGCTCCTGCGTGCGGTAGCGCTGGGCGATCAGCACGATCGCCCCTTCCTTGGTGAGGCGCCGGCCGGCGATGCGCTCCAGCCGCGCCTTCACCACATCCGGCAGGGTCTTCGAGCCGCGCACGTCGAAGCGCAGCTGCACCGCGGTCGAGACCTTGTTGACGTTCTGCCCGCCGGGACCGGAGGCGCGCACGAAGCTCTCCTCGATCTCGTTCTCGTCGAGCCAGATGCGCGGCGTGACCGGGATCATGGCCGCTGGCGCAGGAAGGCCGCCGTCACGGCCGCGGCTCCCCGTCGATCGCCTCCAGCCGCCGGCGTACCTTTTCGAGTTCGGCGAGGGTGGCGTTGATCTGGGCGGTGAGCTCGCGCGTCAGCCGGTGCGCCGCCTCGGGATAGCTCTCCAGCGTGCGCAGGAACACCATGCGGGGGAGGCGCAGCACCTCCGCGTCCTCCAGCGCCGTGGCGGTGGCCGGCCGCTTGGTGTCGGTGAGCAGCGCCATCTCGCCCAGCAGCGCGGTTGATCCCACCCGCGTCGCCTGGCCGGGCCGGCGGGTGGCCTCGTCATTGCCGCGGGTGACGGAGAAGGTGCCGTGCACCACCACATAGGCGCAGTCCGCCGCATCGCCCTCGCGAAACAGCGCCTGCCCGCGAGGAACGGCGTAGCGCTCGACACTGATCGCGATCACCCGCAATGCCTCGCGGCCGATCAGCGCCAGCGTCGGCACGCGTTCCAGGAAGGCGATATCGTCCTCGATGGACATCCGGCGGGAGAAACTCCTCCTCGGGACGAATCAGTCGCCCCGCTCAGGGCAGCAATTTGTACCCCCCCGCCTCGGTGGCAAGAAGGTTGGGGTGCGAAGGGTCCTTCTCGATCTTCTGGCGCAGGCGGTAGATGTGCGTTTCCAGCGTATGCGTGGTGACGCCGGAATTGTAGCCCCACACTTCCTGCAGCAGGATTTCCCGCGCCACCGGCTTCTTGCCGGCACGGTAGAGGTAGCGAAGGATCGCCGTCTCCTTCTCCGTCAGCCGGATCTTGGAGTTGCGCTCCGTCACCAGCATCTTGGCGCCGGGCCGGAAGGTGTACGGGCCGATGGTGAACACCGCGTCCTCGCTCGCCTCGTGCGAGCGCATCTGCGCGCGGATGCGGGCGAGCAGCACGGCGAAGCGGAACGGCTTGGCGACATAGTCGTTGGCGCCGGCCTCCAGGCCCATGATGGTGTCGCTGTCGGTGTCGTGGCCGGTCAGCATGATCACCGGCGCCTTGAAGCCGCCCTGGCGCATGATGCGGACCGCCTCGCGGCCGTCCTTGTCGGGCAGGCCGACATCCATCAGCACCAGGTCGACGCGCTGGGATTCGACCTCGTTGATCGCCCCCTGGGCACTGTCGACGGCGACCACCTCGAACTCGTCATAGAGCGAGAGCTGCTCGACCAGCGCCTCGCGCAGGTCCTTGTCGTCGTCGACCACCAAAACTCGCTGAGCGTTCGCCATATCGCTTTCCCGAAAATACCGCGTCCCGTCAGGTCCGCTTCCCGAAGCCCCTTGTTCGCAGGGCACCGCGCGTCCACTCTCGCGCGGCGTCGGATGGAGGTGCCGTGCGTCCGGAGTAGGCAGGCGAAACGCGTTCGGCAAGAGTCGGCGGCCCCGCGGGACGGCATAGGCGCGGGTTCGTGACGTGATCGTGAACGGAAAACGCGTGAAGAAGAAGCCCCTTCCCGAAGAAACAAGCAGGAAATCCCCCGCCGCGCGTCGTCCGGGCGCATCGCGGCTGCGCGTGGTGGCGCGTCCGGGCTCGCCCGCCCGCGGCTGGCTCGTCCTCGACGGACGCGCGATCCCGGTAGCGCTCGGCCGCGCGGGGATCAAGGCCGGCAAGCACGAAGGCGACGGCGCGACGCCGAAGGGCGTCTGGCACCCACGCGAGGTCCGCTACCGCGCCGATCACGGCCTGCGGCCGACGACACGCCTGCCGGTGCGTCGTACCCGCCCCGAGGATGGCTGGTGCGACGACCCGCGCGACGGGCGCTACAACCGCCCGGTCCGGCTGCCCTTCAAGGCCTCGCATGAGGAGATGTGGCGCCGCGATGGGCTGTACGACCTCGTCGTCGTGCTCGACCATAACCAACGCCCCCGCAAGACGCGGGGCGGCTCGGCCGTGTTCCTGCACCTTGCGCGCGCAGATTTCGAGCCGACCGCCGGCTGCGTGGCCTTCCGCCGCCCGGACCTCAAGCGCCTGCTGGCGCGGCTGACGCGGGCCACGCGGATCGAGGTGGTGTGATGAGCTAGGCGGCTCTCGCTGAATTGCGCCACCCCTCGGACCGTCATCCCCGGACTTGGCCCGGGGATCCACGACTTGCCTTGAGCGCCCAGCCGAACCGAAGTCGTGGATGGCCGGGCCAAGCCCGGCCATGACGAACCTCTGAGTTTCAGCGCGTGCCGAAGATGGCGCTGCCGACCCGCACATAGGTGGCGCCGAGCCCGATGGCGGTCTCGTAGTCGCCGCTCATGCCCATGGAGAGCGCGGAGAGCCCGTTGCGGCGGGCGATCTTCGCCAGCAGCGCGAAATGCGGTGCGGCCGGCTCGTCCGCCGGCGGGATGCACATCAGGCCCTCGATCGTCAGGCCATGCACGTCGCGGCACTCGGCGATGAAAGCGTCCGCTTCGAGCGGCGCCACGCCGGCCTTCTGCGGTTCCTCGCCGGTGTTGACCTGAATGAGCAGGCGCGGCGCCGGCCGGCCTTCCAGCTTCGCGAACTCCTTGGCCAGCGCGGCGGCCAGCGAGGGCCGGTCGAGCGTGTGGATCACGTCGAACAGGCCGAGCGCGTCGCGCACCTTGTTGGTCTGCAGCGGGCCGATCAGGTGCAGCTCGATATCGGGATAATCAGCGCGTAGCGCCGGCCACTTGGCCCTTGCCTCCTGCACCCGGTTCTCGCCGAAGATCCGCTGGCCGGCCTCGATCGCGGGGAGGATGTGCTCGGCGTCGAAAGTCTTGGAGACGGCGACGAGATGCACCTCCTCCGGCTTGCGGCCGGCATCGCGGCTCGCCCGCGCGATCCGCTCGCGCACCTCGCCGAGCCTCGACGTCAGATCGCTCGCCGCCACATTCGAAGCCGTCTCGACCGTCATCGCCATCCCTCGCCTTGATCGACGCAATGCTGATATGCGCCGGCAGTGTCAAATCAAGTCGGCATTTGCCGCCAACTGTCCTTGCGGCAAGCACAACCCGCCGTTAACCTTTAGTCGAGCATTGCCAGCCGAGACGAACGTGAGCAGCCATCGGGGTCCTCACCTCGCCCCCGACATTCCCGCGCAGCCGGCCGAGCGCCACCCGTTCCTCGGGAGCAAGCGGGGGCGTCCGCATGCCGTCAGCCTGCGGCTGCGGCTGGTTGCCTTTGCCGTGCTCGCCATGACCCTCGTCGCCGCCGAGCGCCTCTACAGCATCGTCCGGCTGCACAGCGACAACCTCGCCGCCGCGCAGGACCATGTGCTGGACCTGATGGAGCGCGGCGTCAGTCAGTTCGGCACCGTGACCACGGAAGGCCGGGCGGTGTTGTCGACGCTCGCCGCCATGCCCGGCACCGTGCCGCTGGACCGCTATTCTATCACGCCGAGCGACGCCGACCCCTTGACCCCCGATCCCGGCGTCACGCCGGAAGCGCCGTCTTTCTGCCAGGGACTGGCGAAGGTCGCGGAAGGTTCGGCCGTGATCGATGCCATCTCGATCATCGCACCGAACGGCGTGGTCCGCTGCAGCACCAACGCCGCCGGCATGGGTCTCGATGTCAGCGGGCGCGATTATTTCCGCATCGCCATGCGGGGCATTCCGACGCTCGAATCGGTGACGCGCAGCTACGCGACCGGCATGCCCAGCCTCTATGCGGCCCAGCCCGTGGTGGTAGAGGAAGGCGAGGTCAGCGCCGTCCTGCTTGCGCGGATCGGACTGAACGACCTGCTGCCGCGCCGTTTCCTTGCCGAGCTGGGCGCCGCCGCGCAGGTCATGCTCGTCGGCCCCGAGGGCACGGTGATCATGGCCTATCCGGACCGCTCAGCCACCCTGGGCAGCAATCTTGCGGATACGGCGCCGGTGGCCCGCGCCATGAGCCGCACCCGCGGCACGCTACTGGCCACCGGACCGGACGATGTGCGCCGGGTCTATGCCTATAGCCGCCTGCCGGGCACCAACCTTCATCTGCTGGTCGGCGTCGACGAGAGGCGCGTCATCGCCCCCGTCGAGCGCGCGACCTTCAGCGCCGGCCTGGCACTGCTGGTGCTCGGCGTCATCATCCTGGTGACCTTCTGGGTCATCGGCGAACGGCTCATCGTCGCGCCGGTGCAGTCGCTGGCCGACCGGCTGGTCCGCTTCGGCCGCGGCGAGCCCGGCGAAGCGCCGACGGCACATACCTTGATCACCGAGTTGCAGCCGCTGGTCACCGCCTTCGAGGCCATGTCCAGCGAGCTGACGCGGCGGGAATCGGCGCTGCGCAACGCCAACCACCGGCTCAACTCGCTCGCCAGCCTCGACCCGCTGACCGGCATCGCCAACCGCCGCAGCTTCGACGCCGCGCTGGCGCTGCAATGGAACACGGTGAGCCAGCTGGCCGTGCTGATGATCGACATCGACAAGTTCAAGGCGTTCAACGACCTCTACGGCCACAAGGAGGGCGACAGCTGCATCCGTCTCGTCGCCCAGACCATGGCCTCGACGCTGCGCGGCACCGACCTGGTGGCGCGCCTCGGCGGCGAGGAGTTCGCCGTGCTCATGCCCAGCGCCAGCCTGCGGGCGGCGACCGAGGCGGCACAGCGGCTGCGCCGGGCGGTCGAGACCGTCGCCGTACCCCATCGCGGCGGACCGGCTGGGGTGGTGACGGTGAGCATCGGCTGCGCCGCCTGCGAGCCGGAGCCTGGGCTGACCTCCAGCGACCTCATGGTCGCCGCCGATAGGGCGCTCTACGAGGCCAAGGCCGCCGGCCGCAACGAGGTGCGGGTCGCCGGTGCCGTGCAGCCGAGCGCCGGCAGTACCCGGCTGGCGCCGATCTAGCCCGCCGTTGCAGCGCGAAAGGTTGACCGGGCGCGCGACTTGGTGCCTAGTCCCGCGCCATCGGCCCGTTCGGACCGAGATCCCTCAAGACATTGCCTGCCCAAGAAGCCTGACATGAGCACCGAGCGTTACAATGCCCGCGAGGCCGAGCCCCGCTGGCAGAAGATCTGGGACGAACGCGGGATCTTCCGCACCCGCAACGACGACCCGCGCCCGAAGTACTACGTGCTCGAGATGTTCCCCTACCCGTCCGGGCGCATCCATATCGGCCATGGCCGCAACTATGTGATGGGCGACGTGGTCGCGCGCTTCAAGCGCATGAAGGGCTTCAACGTCCTGCATCCCATGGGCTGGGACGCCTTCGGCCTGCCGGCCGAGAACGCCGCGATCGAGCGCAAGTCGCATCCGCGCGAATGGACCTACGAGAACATCGCCACCATGCGCGAGCAGCTCAAGCTGCTCGGCCTGTCGCTCGACTGGTCGCGCGAGATCGCCACCTGCGACCCCTCCTATTACGGCGAACAGCAGCGCATCTTCCTCGAATTCCTCAAGGGCGGTTTCGTCTATCGCCGCGAGAGCGAGGTGAACTGGGACCCGGTCGACAACACCGTGCTCGCCAATGAGCAGGTGATCGACGGCCGCGGCTGGCGCTCCGGCGCGCTGGTGGAACGGCGCAAGCTCGCCCAGTGGTTCTTCCGCATCACCGCACTGGCGCAGGAGCTGCTCGACGGGCTCGACACGCTTGATCGCTGGCCCGACAAGGTGCGCCTCATGCAGCGCAACTGGATCGGCCGGTCCGAGGGCCTGCATGTGCGCTTTGCGCTGGAGAACGCGCCGGCTGAGCTGCCGCGCGAGGTCAAGGTCTACACCACCCGTCCGGACACGCTGTTCGGCGCCTCCTTCCTCGCCCTCTCGCCCGGCCATCCGCTAACCGAGGCGCTCGCCGCCAACGACCCGGCGCTCGCCGCCTTCGTCGAGGAATGCCGGCGTGGCGGCACCTCGACCGCCGAGATCGAGACCCAGGAGAAGATGGGCTACGACACCGGCCTGAAGGTCGCCCACCCGCTGGGCGGACCGCATCTGCCGGTCTACGTCGCCAACTTCGTGCTGATGGAATACGGCACCGGCGCCATCTTCGGCTGCCCGGCGCATGACCAGCGCGACCTCGACTTCGCCCGCAAATACGGCCTGCCGGTCACCCCCGTCGTGCTGCCGCCCGACACCGACCCGGCCGCGTTCGAGATCGGCGACGTCGCCTATGACGGCGAGGGCACGCTCTATCATTCCGGCTTCCTCGACGGGCTCTCCATTCCCGACGCCAAGGAGGCGGTGGCCGCGAAGCTGGAGAAGCAGACGCTCGGCAACGAGCCGGTCGGCGAGCGGGCGATCAATTTCCGCCTGCGCGACTGGGGCATCTCGCGCCAGCGCTACTGGGGCTGCCCGATCCCGATCATCCATTGCGAGACCTGCGGCCCGGTGCCGGTCCCCGAGGACCAGCTCCCCGTGCGGCTGCCGGACGACGTCTCCTTCGATGCGCCGGGCAATCCGCTCGACCGGCATCCGACCTGGAAGCACGTGAACTGCCCGCAATGCGGCGGCCCGGCCCGGCGCGAGACCGACACCATGGACACCTTCGTGGATTCGTCCTGGTACTTCGCCCGCTTCGCCTCGGAGCCCGGCACGGCGCCGCTGCAGAAGGGCGCGGCCGACCACTGGCTGCCGGTCAACCAGTACATTGGCGGCATCGAGCACGCGATCCTGCACCTGCTCTA contains:
- the leuS gene encoding leucine--tRNA ligase, which gives rise to MSTERYNAREAEPRWQKIWDERGIFRTRNDDPRPKYYVLEMFPYPSGRIHIGHGRNYVMGDVVARFKRMKGFNVLHPMGWDAFGLPAENAAIERKSHPREWTYENIATMREQLKLLGLSLDWSREIATCDPSYYGEQQRIFLEFLKGGFVYRRESEVNWDPVDNTVLANEQVIDGRGWRSGALVERRKLAQWFFRITALAQELLDGLDTLDRWPDKVRLMQRNWIGRSEGLHVRFALENAPAELPREVKVYTTRPDTLFGASFLALSPGHPLTEALAANDPALAAFVEECRRGGTSTAEIETQEKMGYDTGLKVAHPLGGPHLPVYVANFVLMEYGTGAIFGCPAHDQRDLDFARKYGLPVTPVVLPPDTDPAAFEIGDVAYDGEGTLYHSGFLDGLSIPDAKEAVAAKLEKQTLGNEPVGERAINFRLRDWGISRQRYWGCPIPIIHCETCGPVPVPEDQLPVRLPDDVSFDAPGNPLDRHPTWKHVNCPQCGGPARRETDTMDTFVDSSWYFARFASEPGTAPLQKGAADHWLPVNQYIGGIEHAILHLLYSRFFIRALKKLGRVSLEEPFAGLFTQGMIVHETYKDPEGRWLFPEEVEKREDGTPVKTGTSEPVTIGSPEKMSKSKKNVVPPEIVADTFGVDCARWFMLADTPPERDSEWTSAGIEGAWRFVQRIWRLVGEAAALAPADIARPESFGAESTTLRRATHKLAAQVADDVERLRFNVAVARVHAFANVFGDVLTTARKAGDVPADLAFALREAAHFLVATVSPMVPHLAEECWTVLGGTGLIAEAAWPVVDPALLVDDTVTLPIQINGKRRGEITVPKDAAPADVEKAVLELDLVAQALDGRAPKRIIVVPQRIVNVVA